Proteins encoded together in one Verrucomicrobiota bacterium window:
- the ppk2 gene encoding polyphosphate kinase 2 encodes MPTKTSPKKATRKTQKKTSSRKAQQKKAEQVLEKAFPMASAIDETVNKNIPAEIVDRVKQTKDKKQIVGTVYPYERMMPTKEYEKEIYKLHIELVKMQVWLGKSGERIAALFEGRDAAGKGGTIKRFTEYLNPRGAHVIALAKPSETEFGQWYFQRYIRNLPTSGEFVLFDRSWYNRAGVERVMGFCTPKDYLEFMRQAPEFERMITRSGIRFFKFWFSVSREEQLRRFLGRAKDPLKQWKLSPMDVESLGRWDAYTKAKESMLFYTDTKDAPWTIVRSDDKKRARLNAIKYLLSSVPYEGRIDSLLEVDPLIIGSAKHIYEADEKVANKG; translated from the coding sequence ATGCCCACCAAAACCAGTCCGAAGAAAGCTACCCGCAAAACGCAGAAAAAGACCTCATCCCGCAAAGCTCAGCAGAAAAAGGCGGAACAAGTTCTCGAAAAAGCATTTCCAATGGCCAGCGCGATCGACGAGACGGTTAACAAAAATATACCTGCGGAAATCGTTGATCGGGTGAAACAGACCAAGGACAAGAAGCAGATCGTGGGTACCGTATATCCTTACGAGCGGATGATGCCGACCAAGGAATACGAAAAAGAAATTTATAAACTCCATATCGAGCTAGTCAAAATGCAGGTCTGGCTCGGAAAAAGTGGCGAGCGGATCGCCGCCCTCTTCGAAGGACGGGACGCCGCAGGTAAAGGGGGAACCATCAAGAGATTTACCGAATACCTAAATCCACGAGGCGCGCACGTGATCGCATTGGCGAAACCTTCCGAAACGGAATTCGGGCAATGGTACTTCCAACGCTACATCAGAAACCTTCCTACCAGTGGAGAGTTTGTGCTCTTTGACCGTTCTTGGTACAACCGGGCCGGAGTCGAGCGGGTCATGGGATTCTGCACGCCCAAGGATTACCTCGAGTTCATGCGGCAAGCGCCGGAGTTTGAACGAATGATTACCCGAAGTGGAATCCGCTTCTTCAAGTTCTGGTTTTCGGTGAGTCGTGAAGAACAGCTTCGCCGCTTCCTTGGTCGAGCTAAAGATCCTCTCAAGCAGTGGAAGTTGAGCCCGATGGACGTTGAATCACTGGGGCGCTGGGATGCCTACACCAAGGCGAAGGAGTCCATGCTTTTCTACACCGATACGAAAGACGCACCTTGGACGATCGTCCGGTCAGACGACAAGAAGCGCGCAAGGCTCAATGCGATCAAATATCTTCTCAGCTCGGTTCCCTACGAAGGCCGAATCGACTCCCTCCTAGAAGTCGACCCACTCATCATCGGATCCGCCAAGCATATCTACGAAGCCGACGAAAAAGTAGCGAACAAGGGATAG
- a CDS encoding error-prone DNA polymerase, producing MTGSWRAPMGDYVELHAASAFSFLRGASQPQDLVDTAASLGLEALSLTDREGVYGAPRFHQRARECGLRAIIGAELTLAGGGVIPVLAISRRGYQNLCQLITRTQLASPKGEASFSWDEIVEYSEGLVALTGDADEGIFVGQPRSRWLEILDDLRRAFPEEGQVYVELNHHLRRVDPGHRAALCDLAEANHLPVLATNAARYATPAERCVADVFTCLRHHTDLDEAGRLLSQNAERHLKPPETMKQIFRDYPEAVRNTVRLADRIDFSLEDLGYEFPRYKVPAGETMDSFLRKLTWFGAEQRYGSLSKKVRRQLEHELGIIARLGFSGYFLIVWDIVNYCRETRVMVQGRGSAANSAVCYSLGITAVDPIGGGLLFERFLSEGRSGWPDIDLDLPSGDRRESVIQEVYRRYGKHGSAMTANVITYRGKSAIREIGKVLGFPTALINRFSNLYPHSEHKEKDDLKTRLKNSGIEADHPRAKALRGLYQRIYGLPRHLGQHSGGMIVCEGTLSKVVPLENASMPGRVVAQWDKDDCEGLGIVKVDLLGLGMMAAMQDAIELTAERGTPVDLAHLPKDDPATFKCMQKADTIGVFQIESRAQQATLPRMKPECFYDLAIEIAIIRPGPIQGDLLHPYLARRQGLAPVDYIDDSLEPVLKRTLGIPLFQEQMLRVAMIMADFSASEADELRRALNFTRDHERLKKVQGKMCDAMRRKGVEPAKIEQILQATSSFALYGFPESHAISFALLAYGSTYLKVHYPAEFYCALLNNQPMGFYSPATLVQDAKRRGVRFKPPCVRYSAIACTIADDQAIRLGLKWIKNVAVGKHDQLLAERQLRPFSGVADFRARTAYDKDELRWLGVSGALNCFSGDRRSALWEVSEIRENDLLGEVISPQVEKVPLQAMSLLERLQADYESVGLTVGSHPMKQIRNRHPELWRASDLPKGKDGQRLAVGGAVICRQRPGTAKGFVFVSLEDETGIINAILRPDFFEKYRFVVSQEAFLQVEGLLQNRQGVIHIMAEKVSPLEGEELPAGASHDFH from the coding sequence ATGACTGGTTCGTGGAGGGCGCCTATGGGTGATTATGTCGAGCTTCATGCTGCGAGTGCTTTTAGTTTTTTGCGGGGCGCTTCTCAGCCACAGGATCTGGTGGATACTGCTGCGTCGCTGGGTCTCGAAGCGCTCTCGCTGACTGACCGGGAAGGAGTTTATGGGGCACCCCGTTTTCATCAACGTGCCCGTGAATGTGGCCTGCGGGCAATCATTGGAGCGGAATTGACTCTGGCGGGAGGAGGGGTGATTCCCGTTTTGGCCATCTCGCGACGAGGTTATCAGAATCTTTGCCAACTGATCACCCGTACCCAACTGGCTTCGCCCAAAGGAGAGGCTTCCTTTTCATGGGATGAGATCGTCGAATATAGCGAAGGTCTCGTCGCTCTGACGGGTGATGCCGATGAGGGGATCTTTGTGGGGCAACCCCGTAGCCGTTGGTTGGAAATTCTCGATGACCTACGGCGCGCTTTTCCCGAGGAAGGGCAGGTCTATGTGGAGTTGAACCATCACCTTCGCCGTGTCGATCCCGGCCACCGGGCCGCTCTTTGCGATTTGGCGGAAGCCAACCACCTTCCGGTGCTGGCAACCAATGCTGCTCGTTACGCGACTCCGGCTGAACGATGCGTTGCCGATGTGTTTACCTGTTTGCGGCACCACACGGATCTGGACGAGGCAGGTCGATTGCTGTCTCAAAACGCAGAACGGCATTTGAAACCACCGGAAACGATGAAGCAGATCTTTCGGGATTATCCGGAAGCGGTTCGCAACACGGTTCGGTTGGCAGATCGGATCGATTTTTCGCTCGAGGATCTTGGGTATGAGTTTCCCCGCTACAAAGTTCCGGCCGGTGAGACGATGGATAGTTTTCTCCGCAAGCTCACGTGGTTTGGTGCCGAGCAACGGTATGGCAGTCTTTCTAAAAAGGTTCGTCGCCAATTGGAGCACGAGCTGGGAATCATCGCGCGGCTGGGTTTTTCCGGTTACTTCCTGATTGTCTGGGACATCGTCAACTACTGTCGGGAGACAAGGGTGATGGTGCAGGGGAGAGGTAGCGCAGCCAATAGTGCGGTTTGCTACAGTTTGGGAATTACCGCGGTAGACCCGATTGGAGGTGGTCTTCTCTTTGAGCGATTTCTCAGTGAGGGCCGGTCCGGCTGGCCTGATATTGATCTGGATCTCCCGAGCGGGGATCGGAGAGAGAGTGTGATTCAGGAGGTTTATCGTCGATACGGGAAACATGGCTCTGCGATGACGGCCAACGTGATCACTTATCGGGGCAAAAGTGCGATTCGTGAGATTGGGAAGGTGCTTGGATTTCCGACCGCGTTAATCAATCGGTTTTCCAACCTCTACCCTCACAGTGAACACAAGGAAAAGGATGACCTGAAGACGCGTTTGAAGAATTCGGGGATTGAGGCCGATCATCCCCGTGCAAAAGCCTTACGGGGTCTCTACCAGCGTATTTATGGGCTTCCGAGACATCTGGGTCAGCATTCGGGTGGAATGATCGTTTGCGAAGGAACCCTCTCGAAGGTAGTGCCTTTGGAAAACGCTTCGATGCCGGGGAGAGTCGTGGCCCAATGGGATAAGGACGATTGCGAAGGTCTGGGTATCGTCAAAGTGGACCTGCTGGGTCTAGGGATGATGGCGGCAATGCAAGATGCCATCGAACTCACGGCCGAACGGGGCACTCCGGTCGATCTTGCCCACCTTCCCAAGGACGATCCGGCGACCTTCAAATGTATGCAGAAGGCGGATACGATTGGGGTCTTTCAAATCGAAAGTCGGGCGCAGCAGGCCACCCTTCCGAGAATGAAGCCGGAGTGCTTCTATGATCTGGCGATCGAGATCGCGATTATCCGACCCGGGCCGATTCAAGGCGATCTCCTGCATCCCTATTTGGCTAGAAGACAGGGGTTGGCTCCGGTCGATTACATTGATGACAGCCTCGAACCGGTTTTAAAGCGTACCCTCGGCATACCGCTCTTTCAGGAGCAGATGTTGCGCGTTGCGATGATCATGGCGGATTTCTCAGCGAGTGAGGCGGATGAATTGCGTCGAGCGTTGAATTTTACCCGCGATCATGAGCGGCTGAAAAAAGTGCAGGGGAAAATGTGTGACGCTATGCGGCGGAAAGGAGTGGAGCCCGCCAAGATCGAGCAGATCCTCCAGGCGACTAGTTCATTTGCCCTTTATGGTTTTCCTGAGTCCCACGCGATCAGCTTTGCGTTACTGGCCTATGGCAGCACCTACCTGAAAGTCCATTATCCGGCGGAATTTTATTGTGCCTTGTTGAACAATCAACCGATGGGATTCTACTCGCCGGCGACCTTGGTGCAGGATGCGAAGAGGAGGGGAGTGCGGTTCAAGCCTCCGTGCGTGAGGTATTCCGCAATCGCTTGCACCATCGCAGATGATCAGGCTATCCGACTCGGATTGAAATGGATCAAGAACGTTGCCGTGGGAAAGCACGATCAGCTACTGGCAGAGCGCCAGTTGCGTCCGTTTTCAGGAGTCGCCGATTTTCGCGCCCGTACTGCTTATGACAAAGATGAGCTTCGGTGGTTGGGGGTGAGTGGAGCGCTCAATTGTTTCTCGGGCGACCGGCGTTCTGCTCTTTGGGAGGTGAGTGAGATCCGGGAGAATGATTTACTCGGCGAAGTGATTTCCCCGCAAGTAGAGAAGGTCCCGTTGCAGGCGATGTCGCTTTTGGAAAGGCTTCAGGCGGACTATGAAAGCGTAGGTCTTACGGTTGGATCGCATCCGATGAAGCAGATCCGAAATCGCCATCCTGAGCTGTGGCGTGCGAGTGATTTGCCAAAGGGTAAGGATGGTCAGCGTCTAGCGGTGGGCGGAGCAGTCATCTGTCGACAGCGTCCTGGGACGGCGAAGGGATTTGTTTTCGTCAGTCTGGAGGATGAAACCGGAATCATTAACGCGATTCTACGGCCGGACTTTTTTGAGAAGTATCGCTTCGTCGTTTCGCAGGAAGCTTTCCTGCAAGTGGAAGGGTTGCTTCAGAATCGGCAGGGAGTGATTCACATTATGGCGGAGAAAGTCTCTCCTCTGGAAGGAGAAGAGTTACCGGCGGGGGCTTCTCATGATTTCCATTAA
- a CDS encoding NAD(P)H-dependent oxidoreductase, with the protein MKNVFLINAHQEYPFSKGELNATLTEKAKAHLESNGYEVKVTTMKDDYDIEEEIGKHVWADAVFLQSPVNWMGVPWSFKKYMDQIYSYGMDGRLCDGDGRTRKDPSIQYGQGGRLTGKKYLISLTFNAPKESFNDPDQVFFRGMSPDDLFQPMHLNFRFFDMEPMETFACYDVMKNPSIEDDLERFEVHLKQNFPPVA; encoded by the coding sequence ATGAAGAACGTTTTCCTCATCAACGCGCACCAGGAGTATCCCTTCTCAAAAGGAGAACTCAACGCAACGCTCACGGAGAAGGCGAAAGCACATCTCGAATCCAACGGCTATGAGGTGAAGGTCACCACCATGAAGGATGACTACGATATTGAAGAGGAAATCGGTAAGCACGTCTGGGCAGACGCCGTCTTTCTTCAGAGTCCGGTCAACTGGATGGGTGTCCCGTGGTCCTTCAAAAAGTATATGGACCAGATCTATTCGTATGGAATGGATGGTCGCCTGTGCGACGGGGATGGCCGGACCCGCAAGGACCCTTCAATTCAGTACGGTCAGGGTGGTCGTCTCACAGGGAAGAAGTACTTGATCTCCCTGACATTCAACGCTCCCAAGGAGTCTTTTAATGATCCAGATCAGGTCTTCTTCCGAGGGATGAGTCCGGATGATCTTTTCCAACCCATGCACCTCAATTTCCGTTTCTTCGATATGGAGCCGATGGAAACGTTTGCCTGCTACGACGTGATGAAGAACCCCAGTATCGAGGATGACCTCGAACGCTTTGAGGTCCATCTCAAGCAGAACTTCCCGCCTGTTGCTTAA
- a CDS encoding peroxiredoxin-like family protein, whose amino-acid sequence MITKTEHLKLRAIEVLNERIERKIIPVGEKLPAVTVKTFAGEDLLLKKFFSEKPLLLAFMRASWCPYCRAQLEMLKGMATTFKEIGCEIVVISREEPEDSTFESEELTLVTDMTNSFGKDLGMTYYATEEMTRIYNDLGIDEPIEGYYDTSELNVPATYIVDSGTGQILYKHAKRDYTQRATGSEIIRELSRINQTR is encoded by the coding sequence ATGATCACCAAAACCGAACACCTCAAACTACGCGCAATCGAGGTTTTGAACGAGCGCATCGAACGAAAGATTATTCCCGTCGGTGAGAAACTCCCCGCAGTAACGGTAAAGACCTTTGCCGGAGAAGACTTGCTGCTTAAAAAGTTCTTCAGCGAGAAACCTCTCCTTTTGGCCTTCATGCGAGCCTCATGGTGTCCTTACTGCCGCGCACAGCTCGAAATGCTGAAGGGTATGGCAACCACCTTTAAGGAGATTGGCTGCGAGATTGTGGTCATCAGCCGGGAGGAGCCGGAGGACTCAACCTTTGAATCCGAAGAACTCACCCTTGTAACGGATATGACCAACTCATTCGGCAAGGATCTCGGAATGACCTACTATGCGACAGAAGAGATGACTCGCATCTACAACGATCTCGGTATCGATGAGCCCATCGAGGGTTACTATGACACCAGTGAGCTTAATGTCCCCGCGACCTACATTGTCGATTCAGGAACCGGCCAAATCCTCTACAAGCACGCAAAACGGGATTATACCCAACGGGCAACCGGTTCTGAAATCATCCGCGAACTGAGTCGAATCAATCAAACGCGCTAG
- a CDS encoding DNA polymerase Y family protein: MPSQRLSLLSGCALGARNGWKSCGRLKVLFPGMYAVIEIPLVALQAVQRWKKSQKRGSIAVLDETREKSIVCEVNAMAAREGVEVGMNPAQAQARSPEVQLIARSTVAEDNLGRVLLLLAQTLSPRVEHTNPGIATIDLRGVMMEGLRADAEALIDRFSVHGVKVRIGISITPEHARWSALFAKPILWVSSVEAFLRKIPLTVSGADEDLIEILLQYGVRSMADLVNIPRDDIGKRLGKRGIILWDTVSGRTPRLLNCIRPAARFVRKIALEDRLESLEALLFLLNRFLGELVLELESAQMAAYEMELVLQLENKTLQRQVISMPEPSGRQETLFRVLETALEQLRTQDAVIEVKLSLRVHPAQGNQGDLFAVTLKDTVAFAEIADRIAAIVGSERSGFPRLIDSWKPDHFCLEPLHGCGHSRASPLQKGDLRSSLPLSRFRPPRRIFLSLRDGYPDRVQGNHCSGIVREAVGPWRASGTWWSLSFWKREEWDIEIEGGELYRIFKESDDWFVEGAYG, from the coding sequence ATGCCCTCGCAGAGACTTTCTCTTTTGAGTGGATGCGCACTGGGCGCTCGCAACGGTTGGAAGAGCTGCGGTCGGCTTAAAGTTCTCTTTCCGGGGATGTATGCGGTCATCGAGATTCCTTTGGTTGCCTTGCAGGCGGTCCAGCGTTGGAAGAAGTCGCAGAAGCGGGGGTCGATTGCGGTGCTCGATGAGACGAGGGAGAAATCGATTGTTTGCGAGGTGAACGCAATGGCTGCGCGGGAAGGGGTGGAGGTAGGCATGAACCCGGCTCAGGCCCAGGCCCGGTCGCCGGAGGTTCAACTGATTGCCCGCTCCACGGTTGCAGAGGATAATCTTGGAAGGGTCCTACTGTTACTGGCCCAGACTCTCTCGCCGCGGGTGGAGCATACGAATCCGGGAATTGCGACGATTGATCTTCGGGGAGTCATGATGGAGGGACTTCGCGCGGATGCTGAAGCGTTGATTGATCGTTTTTCCGTTCATGGGGTAAAGGTGCGTATCGGAATATCCATTACGCCGGAGCATGCCCGATGGAGTGCCCTGTTTGCCAAGCCCATTCTCTGGGTGAGCTCGGTGGAGGCGTTTCTGCGAAAGATTCCCCTTACCGTGAGTGGGGCGGATGAGGATTTGATCGAGATCCTCCTGCAATACGGCGTTCGGAGTATGGCGGATTTGGTCAACATCCCGCGTGACGATATCGGTAAACGTTTGGGGAAACGAGGGATCATTCTCTGGGATACGGTTTCCGGAAGAACTCCTAGGTTGCTCAACTGTATCCGACCAGCCGCCCGTTTTGTGCGAAAGATTGCGCTCGAAGATCGTCTGGAGTCACTGGAGGCGCTTCTTTTTCTGCTGAACCGCTTCCTTGGGGAGTTGGTTCTTGAGCTGGAATCGGCGCAAATGGCCGCTTACGAGATGGAGCTTGTTCTGCAATTGGAGAACAAGACGCTCCAGAGGCAGGTAATCAGTATGCCGGAACCCAGCGGAAGGCAGGAGACTCTCTTTCGCGTATTGGAAACTGCACTGGAGCAGTTGCGGACCCAGGATGCGGTGATCGAGGTGAAGTTGTCTCTGCGGGTTCATCCGGCTCAGGGGAATCAAGGAGATCTTTTTGCGGTAACCCTCAAGGATACGGTGGCCTTTGCCGAGATTGCCGACCGGATCGCTGCAATCGTGGGATCCGAACGCAGCGGGTTTCCCCGGCTGATCGATTCATGGAAGCCCGACCATTTTTGCCTGGAACCCCTTCACGGATGTGGCCATTCACGAGCCTCGCCATTGCAGAAGGGAGACCTGCGGTCTTCCTTGCCGCTTTCCCGTTTTCGTCCGCCCCGGCGGATTTTTTTATCTTTGCGCGATGGTTATCCGGATCGTGTGCAGGGAAATCATTGTTCGGGAATTGTTCGCGAAGCAGTAGGGCCTTGGCGCGCCTCGGGGACTTGGTGGAGTCTTTCTTTCTGGAAGCGGGAAGAGTGGGACATCGAGATCGAGGGGGGTGAACTCTACCGCATCTTCAAAGAATCGGATGACTGGTTCGTGGAGGGCGCCTATGGGTGA
- a CDS encoding DUF3857 domain-containing protein — protein MSGGSSPEEIGFLVGQLVWPTVALFIIGFQLYRFRESGRSKFASLGLVFWAGALLILSCISIFERWVSGNELSIVAILTGFIAIILVIGSWVTTGIGYFETLRAENRRRGLNLAVWSTILNLGVFVVIGLVIVSRSGGVDSGRGDRAFGQAFYAEVPDLNFAVEIEEPGWIKIPHEKVNPALSLFVRNNRKQTGLMVIAEPLGMEMDDLSIFEAMIEGGAKGAMQNVKFSDFSDEVVAGRAVRQAKASAMLGIKKIEYVYHLFFENGVLYQVIVASEGPEGIEEGSAEVDELVGSFRILNDRFIPGLDDGDLVSSVEVPAYGISIPLNELGWIGGADFLEDSPHWVGGAGNLAGSVLGVMAIRDLLENESLEVIAFSFFHAMDWDLDTLDHELIRDVRLGELPALKYRFLSEIDGSIYQCELVVARSGSSGIGVIGSWLESENGTSVIKALESVVVDLDILELGSERGALSEDVEADMLNAAGLAHYNNSRYGKAMVYFKLAYEKDPEMRVALHNVAQAATYMGEHDAAIDFIESRIDAEKDSLEVRIAFVQLLANDSRWDDAVSLALPIYSEGYVNDDLLLTLINGLIEMDDYDHAIELSKAAAEATPGLKRETWVVSVLRLSGDLESAELLLNELMEKNGPDALVLEEQANLLIARGEFENALDLIDLWVEEHGESYDAYDVKITAQVELNWLGDAKQTVSLALEAFPGDENFLESQRWLLAQVGEDDLNLINDPIEPVELLPQVAELMKLAVNREGRDQWDQADAVYDYRVTSFAFNFGQPLRRTDRSRVTLQQRSAMEDFSTLEFEFDRSYETFYVNYIRVLDADGEMVWEHKRDSFYVSENSDETLATDSVSVYAPVGSLSVGSVLEWEATWESDESSFPFREILFASGKPRKERIVSVSGDIEQVSFESTAVDSIEMKSKESLAWHLSDADGFIWENGMPELSSFIPTLRLSAAGETWESLVNDYYAKIVDKLLPDEKIQQLAVSEGLSGETPIETVKRVVGMAQDRVVYKALEFGSRGIIPMDARTTWENSYGDCKDQTVLLIQMLEGAGIEAFPFLISTDSAFVSEMPSLDQFNHMILYIPALGEQPFVDVVDTHFDTGYGPPAGLGGRFGVRIDPDGGEILRVPDYPHSIEEPVALVEVTVEKHEESPDTLVFSEKLSLNGYYAIWTRREFIDLGPDHYEWEVKDLVSRYLPDEATIKTGNISNLNDLSKPFELSIDYEMPLSESENLDFRPAWEQYYFDHEPSSRRTKPYEIYYPFSLRSSVLVQDPNLELGFAESLESRRSLNSEVVELQFETATEETELAQSGAFGKNSFSLGWPSLVLSSDQYQRFYDDIDAAEKLGVRSIHWKK, from the coding sequence ATGAGTGGAGGAAGCTCACCGGAGGAGATCGGATTCTTGGTCGGACAGTTGGTTTGGCCTACAGTAGCGCTGTTTATTATTGGGTTTCAATTGTACCGATTTCGAGAGTCGGGAAGGAGCAAATTTGCGTCCTTGGGCTTGGTTTTTTGGGCAGGGGCTCTCCTAATTTTAAGCTGCATATCGATTTTTGAACGGTGGGTTTCCGGAAATGAACTTAGCATCGTTGCGATTCTCACCGGCTTCATTGCAATCATTTTGGTCATTGGGAGCTGGGTGACAACTGGGATTGGCTATTTTGAAACGCTTCGAGCGGAGAATCGCCGGCGAGGCCTCAACCTTGCGGTCTGGTCTACGATTCTAAACCTAGGCGTTTTTGTGGTTATCGGGCTTGTGATTGTATCCCGATCTGGTGGGGTCGATTCTGGAAGGGGTGATCGTGCTTTTGGCCAGGCTTTTTATGCTGAAGTTCCCGACCTCAACTTTGCTGTGGAAATCGAGGAGCCGGGATGGATTAAGATTCCCCATGAGAAAGTGAATCCCGCACTTTCTTTGTTTGTGAGAAATAATCGCAAGCAGACCGGACTCATGGTAATCGCCGAACCGCTGGGAATGGAAATGGACGATCTGTCGATTTTCGAGGCTATGATCGAAGGAGGTGCAAAGGGTGCCATGCAAAACGTAAAGTTCTCTGATTTCAGCGACGAAGTAGTTGCAGGACGTGCAGTTCGGCAAGCTAAAGCATCTGCCATGCTTGGAATCAAGAAGATCGAGTACGTCTACCACCTTTTCTTTGAGAATGGGGTTCTTTACCAGGTAATTGTCGCTTCTGAGGGTCCGGAAGGCATTGAAGAGGGGAGTGCCGAGGTCGACGAATTGGTGGGCAGTTTTCGTATTTTGAATGACCGTTTTATTCCCGGGCTCGATGATGGTGATCTGGTCAGTTCGGTCGAAGTTCCAGCTTATGGAATTTCAATCCCTCTAAACGAGTTAGGATGGATTGGTGGAGCTGACTTTCTAGAAGATTCCCCGCATTGGGTTGGTGGTGCGGGGAATTTAGCCGGAAGTGTTTTAGGAGTAATGGCGATCCGCGATCTTCTCGAAAACGAGTCTCTAGAGGTAATCGCCTTTTCATTCTTTCATGCCATGGATTGGGATCTTGATACTCTCGACCACGAGCTGATTCGGGATGTTCGATTAGGGGAACTTCCAGCGCTCAAGTATCGTTTTTTAAGCGAAATTGACGGCTCGATTTATCAGTGCGAGTTGGTTGTAGCAAGGTCGGGAAGTTCTGGGATCGGCGTGATCGGAAGTTGGCTGGAATCAGAGAATGGCACGAGTGTCATCAAGGCTCTCGAGAGCGTTGTAGTCGATTTGGATATCCTTGAATTGGGTTCTGAGAGAGGTGCTTTGTCTGAAGACGTGGAGGCAGACATGCTAAACGCAGCAGGATTGGCGCACTACAACAACTCTCGATATGGAAAGGCAATGGTCTACTTTAAGTTGGCTTACGAGAAAGATCCAGAGATGCGGGTTGCGCTCCACAACGTCGCTCAGGCAGCGACTTACATGGGCGAACACGATGCTGCGATCGACTTTATCGAATCCCGAATTGACGCAGAAAAAGACTCTTTGGAGGTCCGCATTGCTTTTGTGCAGTTGCTTGCAAATGATAGCCGCTGGGATGATGCAGTATCACTTGCTCTACCCATTTATAGTGAGGGTTACGTAAACGATGACCTTCTCCTTACTTTGATCAATGGTCTGATAGAAATGGACGATTATGATCACGCAATTGAATTGAGTAAGGCAGCTGCCGAAGCGACGCCGGGTCTAAAACGGGAGACTTGGGTGGTTTCGGTTCTACGGTTATCTGGAGATCTGGAGTCAGCTGAGCTGTTGTTGAATGAACTGATGGAGAAGAACGGTCCAGATGCCCTGGTTTTGGAAGAACAGGCGAATTTGTTGATTGCTCGAGGCGAGTTCGAGAATGCACTCGATTTGATCGACTTGTGGGTTGAAGAGCACGGTGAGTCTTATGATGCTTACGACGTAAAGATTACGGCACAAGTCGAGTTGAATTGGCTCGGGGATGCAAAGCAGACCGTATCCCTTGCTCTCGAAGCATTTCCAGGAGATGAGAATTTTCTAGAGTCGCAGCGCTGGCTTCTTGCGCAGGTTGGAGAGGATGATCTGAACTTAATCAATGATCCGATCGAACCGGTTGAGTTACTTCCACAAGTTGCTGAACTCATGAAACTTGCAGTTAACCGGGAAGGTCGAGATCAATGGGATCAGGCAGATGCGGTCTACGATTACCGGGTAACCTCGTTTGCCTTCAACTTTGGGCAGCCATTACGTCGAACCGACCGATCCAGAGTGACCCTTCAGCAAAGGTCTGCGATGGAAGATTTCTCAACCCTGGAGTTCGAGTTCGATCGTTCTTACGAGACCTTTTACGTGAACTACATCCGCGTTCTTGACGCAGACGGGGAAATGGTTTGGGAGCATAAGCGCGACTCTTTCTATGTCTCAGAGAATTCGGATGAGACTCTCGCTACCGATAGCGTTTCGGTGTATGCACCAGTTGGTTCGTTATCGGTCGGGTCAGTGTTGGAATGGGAAGCGACCTGGGAGTCGGACGAAAGTAGTTTCCCTTTCAGAGAGATCCTCTTTGCTTCTGGAAAACCAAGGAAAGAGCGGATTGTTTCTGTTTCAGGTGATATCGAACAGGTTTCGTTTGAATCTACCGCTGTTGATTCGATTGAGATGAAATCCAAGGAATCTCTCGCATGGCACCTATCGGATGCGGATGGATTTATATGGGAGAACGGGATGCCGGAACTCTCCAGTTTTATTCCGACGTTGCGTCTCTCCGCCGCTGGGGAAACCTGGGAATCACTCGTGAATGATTATTACGCAAAGATCGTGGACAAGCTCCTTCCCGATGAGAAAATCCAGCAGTTGGCTGTTTCGGAAGGTTTGTCGGGCGAGACGCCTATCGAAACCGTGAAGAGAGTGGTCGGAATGGCTCAGGATCGGGTAGTTTACAAGGCACTCGAGTTTGGAAGTCGCGGAATTATCCCAATGGACGCTCGAACAACTTGGGAGAATAGTTATGGAGACTGTAAGGATCAGACCGTTTTGTTGATTCAGATGTTAGAAGGTGCCGGTATTGAGGCGTTTCCTTTTCTCATCTCGACTGATAGCGCCTTCGTTTCGGAAATGCCATCTCTGGATCAATTCAATCACATGATCCTCTATATTCCTGCACTCGGCGAACAGCCCTTCGTCGACGTGGTGGACACTCATTTTGACACAGGCTACGGACCACCCGCCGGTCTCGGCGGCCGTTTTGGAGTGCGGATTGATCCAGATGGAGGAGAGATTTTGAGGGTTCCGGATTACCCCCATTCGATCGAAGAACCAGTCGCTCTGGTCGAGGTAACTGTGGAAAAGCATGAAGAGTCCCCGGACACGCTCGTTTTTTCCGAAAAGCTCTCCCTTAATGGGTACTATGCGATTTGGACAAGGCGGGAGTTCATCGATTTGGGGCCCGATCACTATGAGTGGGAAGTCAAAGATCTGGTTAGCCGTTATCTTCCTGACGAAGCGACAATAAAGACAGGGAACATTTCAAATCTAAATGATCTATCGAAGCCTTTTGAACTTTCGATTGATTATGAGATGCCGTTATCGGAGTCGGAGAACTTGGACTTCCGTCCTGCGTGGGAGCAGTATTACTTTGATCACGAGCCATCATCCCGCAGGACAAAACCCTATGAGATCTACTATCCTTTTTCCCTCAGATCCTCTGTTTTAGTACAGGATCCGAATCTCGAACTTGGATTTGCTGAAAGTCTTGAATCCCGCAGATCACTCAACTCGGAGGTAGTCGAGCTTCAGTTTGAGACTGCCACCGAAGAAACCGAGTTGGCTCAGTCAGGTGCTTTTGGAAAGAACTCCTTCAGCCTTGGGTGGCCGTCGTTGGTCCTGTCTTCTGATCAATACCAGCGGTTCTACGACGACATTGATGCTGCAGAAAAGCTTGGTGTGCGGTCAATCCACTGGAAAAAATAG